In Oncorhynchus masou masou isolate Uvic2021 chromosome 10, UVic_Omas_1.1, whole genome shotgun sequence, a single genomic region encodes these proteins:
- the LOC135546855 gene encoding uncharacterized protein LOC135546855, which translates to MAAGNSAVEDKFIRGNSATEDKFIRGNSAVEDKFIRGNSATEDKFIRGNSATEDKFIRGNSAAEDKFRGNSAAEDKFIRGNSATEDKFIRGNSAAEDKFRGNSAAEDKFIRGNSAAEDKFRGNSATEDKFIRGNSAAEDKFIRGNSAAEDKFIRGNSAAEDKFIRGNSAAEDKFIRGNSAAEDKFIRGNSAAEDKFIRGNSAAEDKFIRGNSAAEDKFIRGNSAAEDKFIRGNSAAEDKFIRGNSAAEDKFIRGNSAVEDKFIRGNSAAEDKFIRGNSAAEDKFIRGNSAAEDKFIRGNSAAEDKFIRGNSAVEDKFIRGNSAVEDKFIRGNSAAEDKFIRGNSAAEDKFIRGNSAVEDKFIRGNSAAEDKFIRGNSAVEDKFIRGNSGSSFPVAVLM; encoded by the exons atggca gctggtaactctgctgtggaggataagttcattagaggtaaCTCTGCTacggaggataagttcattagaggtaaCTCTGCTgtggaggataagttcattagaggtaaCTCTGCTacggaggataagttcattagaggtaaCTCTGCTacggaggataagttcattagaggtaactctgctgcggaggataagttcagaggtaactctgctgcggaggataagttcattagaggtaaCTCTGCTacggaggataagttcattagaggtaactctgctgcggaggataagttcagaggtaactctgctgcggaggataagttcattagaggtaactctgctgcggaggataagttcagaggtaactctgctacggaggataagttcattagaggtaactctgctgcggaggataagttcatcagaggtaactctgctgcggaggataagttcattagaggtaactctgctgcggaggataagttcatcagaggtaactctgctgcggaggataagttcatcagaggtaactctgctgcggaggataagttcattagaggtaactctgctgcggaggataagttcatcagaggtaactctgctgcggaggataagttcatcagaggtaactctgctgcggaggataagttcattagaggtaactctgctgcggaggataagttcattagaggtaactctgctgcggaggataagttcattagaggtaactctgctgcggaggataagttcattagaggtaaCTCTGCTgtggaggataagttcattagaggtaactctgctgcggaggataagttcatcagaggtaactctgctgctgaggataagttcatcagaggtaactctgctgcggaggataagttcatcagaggtaactctgctgcggaggataagttcattagaggtaaCTCTGCTGTGGAGGATAAGTTCATCAGAG gtaaCTCTGCTGTGGAGGATAAGTTcatcagaggtaactctgctgcggaggataagttcatcagag gtaactctgctgctgaggataagttcatcagaggtaactctgctgtggaggataagttcatcagaggtaactctgctgcggaggataagttcattagaggtaaCTCTGCTgtggaggataagttcattagaggtaactctgggtcttcctttcctgtagcggtgctcatgtga